A single window of Mycobacterium sp. ITM-2016-00318 DNA harbors:
- a CDS encoding SDR family oxidoreductase produces the protein MARDVLITGATGTLGHRVVGEATEAGHKVRALSRRHHVGYTGVHWAQGDLLSGEGIDAALDGIDTVIHCATQGTRAKDVVSATNLISAARRAKTANIIYVSIVGIDRIPLPYYKTKLRVEEALAASGLGHTIVRVTQFHDLIETSFSMQRFTPALIAIKDVRFQPIDTRDVASHLVSLIDKEAAGRVDDIGGPAVFGHDDLGRMYVTSRGSRRRVVSLPVPGGIVAGFKSGANLVPANPIGTIGFAEYLVATT, from the coding sequence ATGGCTCGTGACGTTCTCATCACTGGCGCGACCGGCACACTCGGGCACCGAGTGGTCGGCGAAGCCACCGAGGCCGGTCACAAAGTCCGCGCGCTGAGCCGCAGACACCACGTCGGCTACACCGGCGTCCACTGGGCGCAGGGCGACCTGCTCAGCGGCGAGGGCATCGACGCCGCGCTCGACGGCATCGACACCGTCATCCACTGCGCCACCCAGGGCACGCGTGCCAAGGACGTCGTCTCCGCCACCAACCTCATCTCGGCCGCACGCCGCGCGAAGACGGCCAACATCATCTATGTGTCGATCGTCGGAATCGATCGCATCCCGCTTCCCTATTACAAGACCAAGCTGCGCGTCGAAGAGGCGCTCGCCGCGTCGGGACTCGGCCACACGATCGTCCGCGTCACGCAGTTCCACGATCTGATCGAGACGTCGTTCTCTATGCAGCGCTTCACACCCGCGCTGATCGCGATCAAGGACGTCCGCTTCCAGCCCATAGACACCCGTGACGTCGCGTCGCACCTGGTGTCGCTGATCGACAAGGAAGCCGCCGGTCGGGTTGACGACATCGGCGGGCCCGCGGTCTTCGGCCACGACGATCTGGGCCGCATGTATGTGACGTCGCGCGGCAGCCGTCGACGGGTGGTTTCATTGCCAGTGCCCGGTGGCATCGTCGCCGGCTTCAAGTCCGGCGCTAATCTCGTGCCGGCAAATCCAATCGGCACGATCGGCTTCGCCGAGTACCTAGTTGCAACTACATGA
- a CDS encoding DUF1707 domain-containing protein: MSTPTSRNQSDPAADTDRVHVAQLLADAAAAGRLPMSEYENRLTKAYAAKTYDDLERLSSDLPGALTSAVRGGPLHPAPSTVLLAIMSGFERRGRWNVPRKLTTFALWGGGVVDLRYADFTSPEVEIRTYSIMGGQTILVPPEVNVELHGHGVMGTFDHLENGQGVPGAPLVKVKGFSLWGKVAVKRRKRKAG; this comes from the coding sequence ATGAGCACTCCAACGTCGCGAAATCAGTCGGACCCCGCAGCGGACACCGATCGCGTACACGTTGCACAGCTCCTCGCCGACGCCGCCGCAGCGGGTCGCCTCCCGATGAGTGAGTACGAGAACCGGCTGACCAAGGCCTACGCGGCCAAGACGTACGACGACCTCGAGCGCCTGAGTTCGGATCTGCCCGGCGCCTTGACCAGCGCCGTGAGGGGCGGGCCGCTCCATCCGGCTCCGTCGACGGTGCTGCTGGCGATCATGAGTGGATTCGAGCGCCGTGGCCGGTGGAATGTTCCGAGAAAGCTGACGACCTTCGCGCTGTGGGGCGGCGGCGTGGTCGATCTGCGCTACGCCGACTTCACGTCACCCGAGGTCGAGATCCGCACCTACTCGATCATGGGCGGCCAGACGATTCTTGTTCCGCCGGAGGTCAACGTCGAGTTGCATGGCCACGGCGTGATGGGAACGTTCGACCATCTCGAGAACGGGCAGGGCGTACCCGGCGCACCCCTGGTGAAAGTCAAGGGCTTCTCGCTGTGGGGCAAAGTCGCCGTCAAGCGCAGGAAGCGCAAGGCCGGCTAG
- a CDS encoding HNH endonuclease signature motif containing protein, with product MKSQQQKQIGAALDAIDAGYAQLRAACSDSVGNAFRVEVAERLERQHRVNRGQMYRVFGELIEPPDGPDDPDLPKGTVISKLLWQRLRITSGDIKKRIIIAGRIRPRRTLTGPQLPPELPCLTEALENGDVGEAHIDAVCEGVDALPSRLNHRKGTAERILVRHAKEDDANFVAKTARDIAAELSPDDDFDEQDRRRKSGFRMGKQRVDGMSYIAGWADPELRGYIEAANAAVRPGRHQPHDPVTDPEHEPENDHSPADAEQFELIDDPRPELDTDAPDDAAADAADQTADEPSGVEHVAVELDTRSAAQRLHDALKLGLRAALASGAYGQHRGLPVTVIATTTLAELDQASHAINNPAIPMPPPARTGGGSRLPMRDLLRMAANAIHYLAVFDDHTGRPLYLGRTKRIATVDQRIICYARDRGCTRPGCTEPGYHCEVNHEPAWGKGGQTDADCLFFDCGPDHALITKGLLQTKITDAGRLAYTDDTGPPEINLAHHPEELLKELFDDDDP from the coding sequence ATGAAGTCGCAGCAGCAAAAGCAGATCGGCGCCGCACTCGATGCGATCGACGCCGGTTACGCGCAGCTGCGCGCGGCCTGCTCGGACTCGGTCGGCAATGCGTTTCGCGTCGAGGTCGCCGAGCGCCTCGAACGCCAACACCGGGTCAACCGGGGCCAGATGTACCGCGTCTTCGGCGAGCTCATCGAACCACCCGACGGGCCCGACGACCCCGACCTGCCCAAAGGCACCGTCATCTCGAAACTGCTGTGGCAGCGGCTGCGCATCACCAGCGGCGACATCAAAAAGCGCATCATAATCGCCGGCCGCATCCGCCCGCGCCGGACGCTCACTGGACCACAGCTGCCGCCCGAACTCCCCTGTCTCACAGAGGCCCTCGAGAACGGCGACGTCGGCGAAGCCCACATCGACGCGGTCTGCGAGGGCGTCGACGCATTGCCGTCGCGGCTCAATCACAGAAAGGGCACGGCCGAACGGATTCTGGTCCGCCACGCCAAAGAAGACGACGCCAACTTCGTCGCGAAGACGGCTCGTGACATCGCTGCGGAACTGAGCCCCGACGACGACTTCGATGAGCAGGATCGCAGGCGCAAGAGCGGATTCAGGATGGGCAAGCAACGCGTCGACGGCATGAGCTACATCGCCGGCTGGGCTGACCCCGAACTTCGCGGGTACATCGAAGCCGCGAATGCCGCCGTCAGACCCGGCCGCCACCAACCACACGATCCGGTCACTGATCCAGAACACGAGCCGGAGAACGACCACTCGCCCGCCGACGCCGAGCAGTTCGAGTTGATCGACGACCCCCGACCGGAACTCGACACCGACGCCCCCGATGACGCAGCCGCAGACGCAGCCGATCAAACCGCAGACGAACCTTCAGGCGTCGAGCACGTCGCGGTGGAACTCGATACTCGCAGCGCGGCCCAACGGCTTCACGATGCCCTCAAACTCGGCTTGAGAGCGGCGCTCGCCTCAGGCGCCTACGGCCAGCACCGCGGCCTGCCGGTCACCGTCATCGCCACTACCACGCTGGCTGAACTCGACCAAGCCTCCCACGCCATCAACAATCCGGCCATCCCGATGCCACCACCGGCACGCACCGGCGGCGGCTCGCGCCTACCGATGCGCGACCTACTCCGCATGGCCGCCAACGCGATCCACTATCTGGCGGTGTTCGACGACCACACGGGCCGGCCGCTGTACCTGGGCCGCACCAAGCGCATCGCCACCGTCGACCAACGCATCATCTGCTACGCCCGCGATCGCGGCTGCACACGGCCCGGCTGCACCGAACCCGGATACCACTGCGAAGTGAACCACGAACCGGCCTGGGGCAAAGGCGGCCAAACCGACGCCGACTGTCTCTTCTTCGACTGCGGGCCCGACCACGCCCTCATCACCAAGGGCCTACTCCAAACCAAGATCACCGACGCCGGCCGACTCGCCTACACCGACGACACCGGTCCACCCGAGATCAACCTCGCCCACCATCCCGAAGAACTCCTCAAAGAACTCTTCGACGACGACGATCCCTAA
- a CDS encoding VWA domain-containing protein encodes MARRGHGRSSRYSGYTGGPDPLAPPVDLRDALEAIGQDVMEGSSPRRALQELLRRGTQNMKGADKLAAEANRRRRELLQRNNLDGTLQEIKKLLDEAVLAERKELARALDDDARFNEMRIESLPPSPAKAVQELSDYDWRSQEAREKYEQIKDLLGREMLDQRFAGMKQALENATDEDRQRVNDMLDDLNDLLDKHSRGEDTKEDFDDFMAKHGEFFPENPQNVDELLDSLAQRAAAAQRFRNSLSPDQRAELDALAQQAFGSPSLMNALNRLDGHLQAARPGEDWTGSSRFSGDNPMGMGEGAQAMQDIAELEQLAEALSQSYAGATMDDVDLEALARQLGEEAAVDARTLSELEKALMDQGFLDRGADGQWRLSPKAMRQLGQTALRDVSQQLSGRHGERETRRAGAAGELTGATRAWQFGDTEPWNVTRTLTNAVLRQAGAGEAETPIRMMVEDVEVSETETRQQAAVALLVDTSFSMVMENRWLPMKRTALALSHLVSTRFRSDALQIIAFGRYARTVSAAELTGLEGVYEQGTNLHHALALAGRHLRRHPNAQPVVLVVTDGEPTAHLESYRDGTGLDSAAQPPGVFFDYPPHPRTIAHTVKGFDDMARLGAQVTIFRLGNDPGLARFIDQVARRVEGRVVVPDLDGLGAAVVGDYLRSRRRR; translated from the coding sequence ATGGCTAGACGCGGGCACGGGCGCTCGTCTCGTTACTCCGGCTACACCGGCGGTCCGGATCCGCTGGCGCCGCCGGTGGATCTGCGTGACGCGCTGGAGGCGATCGGGCAGGACGTGATGGAGGGCTCGTCTCCGCGTCGGGCGCTGCAGGAGCTGCTGCGACGAGGCACGCAGAACATGAAGGGCGCCGACAAGCTGGCCGCCGAGGCGAACCGCCGCCGCCGGGAGCTGTTGCAGCGCAACAACCTCGACGGCACGCTGCAGGAGATCAAGAAGCTGCTCGACGAGGCCGTGCTGGCCGAGCGCAAGGAACTGGCGCGTGCGTTGGACGACGACGCGCGGTTCAACGAGATGCGGATCGAGTCGCTGCCGCCGTCGCCTGCCAAGGCCGTCCAGGAGCTGTCCGACTATGACTGGCGCAGCCAGGAAGCGCGCGAGAAGTACGAGCAGATCAAGGATCTGCTGGGCCGCGAGATGCTCGACCAACGGTTCGCCGGGATGAAGCAGGCGCTGGAGAACGCCACCGATGAGGACCGTCAGCGTGTCAACGACATGCTCGACGACTTGAACGATCTGCTGGACAAGCACTCCCGCGGCGAGGACACGAAGGAGGACTTCGACGACTTCATGGCCAAGCACGGCGAGTTCTTCCCGGAGAACCCGCAGAACGTCGACGAGCTGCTGGATTCGCTGGCCCAGCGTGCGGCCGCCGCGCAGCGGTTCCGCAACAGCCTGTCGCCCGATCAACGTGCCGAGCTGGATGCGTTGGCGCAGCAGGCTTTCGGCTCGCCGTCGCTGATGAATGCGCTCAACCGGCTCGACGGGCATCTGCAGGCGGCGCGGCCGGGCGAGGACTGGACGGGCTCGTCGCGGTTCTCGGGCGACAACCCGATGGGTATGGGCGAGGGTGCGCAGGCCATGCAGGACATCGCGGAGCTCGAGCAGCTGGCGGAGGCGCTCTCGCAGAGCTATGCGGGTGCGACGATGGATGACGTCGACCTCGAGGCGCTGGCCCGCCAGCTCGGCGAAGAGGCCGCCGTGGACGCGCGCACACTGTCCGAGTTGGAGAAGGCGTTGATGGACCAGGGCTTCCTGGATCGCGGCGCCGACGGGCAGTGGCGGCTGTCGCCGAAGGCGATGCGCCAGCTCGGTCAGACCGCGTTGCGCGATGTGTCGCAGCAGCTTTCGGGCCGGCACGGAGAACGGGAGACGCGACGGGCCGGCGCGGCGGGCGAGCTGACGGGCGCCACGCGGGCGTGGCAGTTCGGCGACACCGAGCCGTGGAACGTCACCCGCACGCTGACCAACGCCGTGCTGCGGCAGGCGGGCGCGGGCGAGGCGGAAACGCCGATTCGGATGATGGTCGAGGACGTCGAGGTGTCGGAGACCGAGACGCGTCAGCAGGCCGCGGTGGCACTGCTGGTGGACACCTCGTTCTCGATGGTGATGGAGAACCGCTGGCTGCCGATGAAGCGGACAGCGCTGGCCTTGAGTCACTTGGTGAGCACCCGGTTCCGGTCGGATGCGTTGCAGATCATTGCCTTCGGCCGCTATGCGCGGACGGTGTCGGCGGCGGAGTTGACCGGCTTGGAGGGTGTCTACGAGCAGGGCACGAACCTGCACCATGCGCTGGCGCTTGCCGGGCGGCATCTGCGCCGTCACCCGAACGCGCAGCCGGTGGTGCTGGTGGTCACCGACGGTGAACCGACTGCGCACCTGGAGAGCTATCGAGACGGCACTGGGTTAGATTCGGCGGCTCAGCCGCCGGGAGTGTTCTTCGACTACCCACCGCATCCGCGGACGATCGCCCACACCGTGAAGGGCTTCGACGATATGGCCCGCCTCGGTGCGCAGGTCACGATTTTCCGGCTCGGCAACGATCCGGGCCTGGCCCGGTTCATCGATCAAGTGGCGCGGCGCGTCGAAGGGCGCGTCGTAGTGCCCGATCTCGATGGCTTGGGAGCCGCCGTCGTCGGTGACTATCTGCGTTCGCGCCGCCGCCGTTAG
- a CDS encoding sigma 54-interacting transcriptional regulator, translating into MTSSNNLPRTVGELRASGHRERGVKEEIRENLLAALAEGREVWPGILGFEDTVLPQLERALIAGHDVVLLGERGQGKTRLLRSLSGLLDEWTPVIAGSELGEHPYTPITPESIRRAAESGEDLPIEWRHRSERYFEKLATPDTSVADLVGDIDPIKVAEGRSLGDPETIAFGLIPRAHRGIVAVNELPDLAERIQVSMLNVMEERDIQVRGYTLRLPLDVVVVASANPEDYTNRGRIITPLKDRFGAEIRTHYPLELDAEVGVISQEAQLAAEVPEYLLQILARFARYLRESTSIDQRSGVSARFAIAAAETVAAAARHRSAILGEKDPVARVVDLGTVIDVLRGKLEFESGEEGREQAVLEHLLRRATADTAQRLLGGIDVGPLVVAIEGGNAVTTGERVSARDVLAVVPEVPAIAKVQERLGATSDGQRAAAVELALEALYLAKRIDKVSGEGETVYG; encoded by the coding sequence GTGACGTCATCTAACAATCTGCCCCGCACCGTCGGCGAGCTGCGTGCCTCCGGCCATCGCGAGCGGGGCGTCAAAGAGGAAATCCGGGAGAACCTGCTGGCCGCGCTGGCAGAGGGCCGCGAGGTATGGCCCGGAATCCTCGGCTTCGAGGACACCGTGCTTCCGCAGCTCGAACGGGCGCTGATCGCGGGCCACGACGTGGTGTTGCTCGGCGAACGCGGTCAGGGCAAGACCCGACTGCTGCGCTCGCTGTCCGGCCTGCTCGACGAATGGACGCCGGTGATCGCGGGGTCGGAGCTCGGCGAGCACCCGTACACGCCGATCACGCCGGAGTCGATCCGGCGGGCCGCCGAGTCCGGCGAGGATCTGCCCATCGAGTGGCGGCACCGCAGCGAGCGCTACTTCGAGAAGCTGGCCACCCCCGACACCAGCGTGGCCGACCTGGTCGGCGACATCGACCCGATCAAGGTGGCCGAGGGCCGCAGCCTCGGCGACCCCGAGACCATCGCCTTCGGGCTCATCCCGCGGGCGCACCGGGGCATCGTCGCGGTCAACGAGCTGCCCGACCTCGCCGAGCGCATCCAGGTGTCGATGCTCAACGTGATGGAGGAGCGCGACATCCAGGTGCGCGGCTACACGCTGCGGCTACCGCTCGACGTGGTGGTCGTCGCCAGCGCCAACCCCGAGGACTACACCAACCGCGGGCGGATCATCACCCCGCTGAAGGACCGCTTCGGCGCGGAGATCCGCACCCACTACCCGCTGGAGCTGGACGCCGAGGTCGGCGTCATCAGCCAGGAGGCGCAGCTCGCGGCCGAGGTGCCGGAGTACCTGCTGCAGATCCTCGCGCGCTTCGCTCGCTACCTGCGTGAGTCGACGTCGATCGACCAGCGTTCTGGTGTGTCGGCGCGGTTCGCGATCGCGGCGGCGGAGACGGTCGCTGCTGCGGCGCGGCACCGCTCGGCGATCCTCGGTGAGAAGGATCCGGTGGCGCGCGTGGTCGACCTCGGCACGGTGATCGACGTGCTGCGCGGCAAGCTGGAGTTCGAGTCCGGTGAGGAGGGCCGCGAGCAGGCGGTGCTCGAGCATCTGCTGCGGCGCGCGACGGCCGACACCGCACAGCGGCTGCTCGGCGGTATCGACGTCGGCCCGCTGGTGGTCGCGATCGAGGGTGGCAACGCGGTGACGACGGGCGAGCGGGTGTCGGCGCGCGACGTGCTCGCTGTGGTGCCCGAGGTGCCCGCGATCGCCAAGGTGCAGGAGCGCCTGGGTGCGACGTCGGACGGCCAGCGTGCCGCCGCAGTCGAATTGGCCTTGGAGGCATTGTATTTGGCCAAGCGCATCGACAAGGTGTCCGGCGAGGGTGAAACCGTCTATGGCTAG
- a CDS encoding nitrile hydratase accessory protein has protein sequence MTVPMDLEGAAAPPRSNGELVFAEPWESRAFAMAVALNQADAFTWQRFQAALIARIARWEAAADERTRWSYYHHWVGALEDVLGDVGAVRSVEVTARADNLARRDSGHDHA, from the coding sequence ATGACCGTCCCGATGGATCTCGAGGGTGCCGCCGCGCCGCCGCGATCCAACGGTGAGCTGGTGTTCGCCGAACCCTGGGAGAGCCGGGCCTTCGCCATGGCCGTCGCGTTGAACCAGGCCGATGCGTTCACCTGGCAGCGGTTTCAAGCGGCGTTGATTGCCCGTATCGCCCGCTGGGAGGCGGCGGCCGACGAGCGCACGCGGTGGAGCTACTACCACCATTGGGTCGGTGCGCTCGAGGATGTGCTCGGCGATGTCGGCGCCGTGCGCTCCGTCGAGGTCACCGCACGAGCCGACAACCTCGCGCGGCGTGACAGCGGTCACGATCACGCCTAG
- the nthA gene encoding nitrile hydratase subunit alpha — protein MSVSDSAERISASLRTEALEQLLTERGLIDPTVLDAIIRTYETDIGPLNGAKVVAKAWADPEYRRRLLDDGTAAIREMGFLGPQTEYVVVVENGPATHHAVVCTMCSCYPWQLLGLPPSWYKDPAYRARMVKEPRKVLREMGLGLADDVHITVHDSSSEVRWLVLPQRPAGTDGWSQDELVALVTRDAMVGVAKIGAP, from the coding sequence ATGAGCGTGTCTGATTCGGCAGAACGCATTTCTGCGTCCCTGCGCACCGAGGCGCTCGAGCAGTTGCTCACCGAGCGCGGCCTCATCGACCCGACGGTGCTGGACGCCATCATCAGGACCTACGAAACCGATATCGGGCCGCTCAACGGAGCCAAGGTGGTGGCCAAGGCGTGGGCGGATCCCGAGTACCGGCGCAGGCTGCTCGACGACGGCACCGCCGCCATCCGCGAGATGGGCTTCCTCGGGCCGCAGACGGAGTACGTCGTGGTCGTCGAGAACGGTCCCGCCACCCATCACGCCGTGGTCTGCACGATGTGTTCGTGTTATCCATGGCAGCTGCTCGGTCTGCCGCCGAGTTGGTACAAGGATCCGGCGTACCGGGCGCGGATGGTGAAGGAACCCCGAAAAGTGCTGCGCGAGATGGGCCTTGGCCTCGCCGACGACGTGCACATCACGGTCCACGATTCGAGCAGCGAGGTCCGCTGGCTCGTGCTGCCCCAGCGCCCGGCAGGCACCGACGGATGGTCGCAGGACGAACTGGTGGCTCTTGTCACCCGCGACGCGATGGTCGGCGTGGCGAAGATCGGGGCGCCATGA
- the nthB gene encoding nitrile hydratase subunit beta, protein MDGIADMGGADGWGPATRPQPDEPPFPEPWHGRAFALSLLANRLAHGNVDSFRHSLERLDRRAYLDDGYFGRWLNGAERTLTESGVLAPSAVDARARNLRGDGIEEAPTPEPPESGHASTADGSLRHVEGEPAFCLGERVRAKDLSPAGHTRLPRYIRGHTGVVTLIEPAFVFPDTNAHFEGECPQFVYTVQFDSHELWGDGAEEFAVTIEMFESYLEKAP, encoded by the coding sequence ATGGACGGAATCGCCGATATGGGAGGTGCCGACGGCTGGGGTCCGGCGACACGGCCGCAGCCCGACGAGCCGCCATTTCCGGAACCGTGGCACGGCAGGGCCTTCGCGCTCAGCCTGCTGGCCAATCGGTTGGCGCACGGCAACGTGGATTCGTTCCGGCACTCGCTGGAGCGCCTTGACCGCCGGGCCTACCTCGACGACGGCTACTTCGGCCGCTGGCTCAACGGCGCCGAGCGCACCCTGACCGAAAGCGGAGTCCTCGCACCGTCGGCCGTCGACGCGAGGGCCCGCAATCTGCGAGGCGATGGCATCGAGGAAGCGCCCACGCCGGAACCGCCCGAGTCTGGCCATGCGTCGACCGCCGACGGTTCACTTCGCCACGTCGAGGGCGAACCGGCGTTCTGTCTCGGTGAGCGTGTACGCGCCAAGGACCTCTCGCCGGCCGGACACACCCGGCTGCCGCGATATATCCGCGGTCACACCGGCGTCGTCACGCTGATCGAGCCCGCGTTCGTGTTTCCCGACACCAACGCGCACTTCGAGGGTGAGTGCCCGCAGTTCGTGTACACCGTGCAGTTCGATTCACATGAGCTGTGGGGTGACGGCGCCGAAGAGTTCGCAGTGACGATCGAGATGTTCGAGAGCTATCTGGAGAAGGCCCCATGA
- a CDS encoding LpqN/LpqT family lipoprotein, producing MARAARSVAVVAGAAALVLAAACTRVVEDARVVAAPDMGRAAATASDCTSVDAPMTSIPDHTDEEPVMAIPQPEGWERVTMMDSELIRFTMRNRSLARDGFSPTAVVTLESHRGIAEPREVFDAQQDALETEIGATDIEVTPTTVCELPAEMIDYTTPMLGFLPPHPARVVTAVLTTEDTTYAMTMTVQSGDADDPAYKRDAETILTGFQMLPPSDS from the coding sequence ATGGCGAGGGCGGCGCGTTCTGTTGCGGTGGTTGCCGGTGCCGCGGCGTTGGTGCTCGCCGCGGCGTGCACGCGCGTCGTCGAGGACGCCCGCGTTGTCGCGGCGCCCGATATGGGCAGGGCCGCCGCCACCGCGTCGGACTGCACGTCGGTGGACGCGCCGATGACGTCGATCCCCGACCACACCGACGAAGAGCCCGTCATGGCGATCCCCCAGCCCGAGGGGTGGGAGCGGGTCACGATGATGGACTCCGAGCTGATCCGCTTCACGATGCGCAACCGGAGCCTCGCGCGCGACGGCTTCTCGCCGACGGCGGTGGTGACGCTGGAGAGCCATCGCGGTATCGCCGAGCCGCGCGAGGTGTTCGACGCTCAGCAGGATGCGCTGGAGACCGAGATCGGCGCGACGGACATCGAGGTGACCCCCACTACGGTGTGCGAACTGCCCGCCGAGATGATCGATTACACGACGCCGATGCTCGGCTTCCTGCCGCCGCACCCGGCCAGGGTGGTCACCGCCGTGCTGACCACGGAAGACACCACGTACGCGATGACGATGACGGTGCAGAGCGGCGACGCGGACGATCCGGCCTACAAGCGCGACGCCGAAACCATCCTCACCGGCTTCCAGATGCTGCCCCCGTCCGACTCCTGA